In Atribacteraceae bacterium, the genomic window TCTTGAACGGACACGGCCAGGAGTTTGTCATTCCGGTGGCGGTGCATAAATTCGCCAAGATTTTCCAGGTTCCGGCCATGATTTTCAACGTCAACTGGTATCATGCCATTCAGGACCAGTTTAAAACCCGGGAGCAAGGCGGACCCTACGAGACTCCCTTCATCCACGCCGACGAAGTGGAGACCTCCTGGAGTCTGGCCCTGTTTCCGGAGTTTTGCCGTCAGGAATGGGCGGTAGACACCAAGCCCCGTGGCTACCTTCCCGAAGGCCACATCGACAAGGCGGGCAACCTCCTCCACCGGGCCATTGCCTGGTATGGCCACGTTGGTGGGGGACCCATCGAAATCGCCGCTTACCCGGAGGGCGTGGTCGGGAAATGTACCGCCGCCTCGGCGGACAAGGCCAGACAGGGCGTGGAGGCGCTCCTTGATTACCTGGAGAAACTGGTCAACGATATAATGGCCGCCTTTCCGGCTGGCAAGCTCCCCCCGGCCGGAGATCTTTCCCAACGCTCACCGGAGGAGCTGGAGGCACTTTTGAAAAAGCCTTTGGAAAAGGGCTGGAAAAACCTCTATGCTGCAGGAAATATTTGGTGAGAATTTGAGCGGGGTCGAACAATTCCCGGCCCCGTTCACCCTTTGTCCAGACGCAGTGAATAAGAGAGCGATGGGAGAAGGAGGTGATCGAATCATCCGCAAGCACTGGTAGAATGGCTTCAGGCAGGGATTTCAAGTGATCCCGGAGAGATCAACGTGAAGGAGGTTATCTTATGTTTTTCACAAAGAAGACTTTTCTGATCGTGATGGTTATGAGCTTGGCGATTCTTTTGGTGGGTGGGATTGGTTCCGCCTTGGCCGAAACCATCGATATTTGGGTTGTGGTACACGGGGGTATTGCCGATCCTTTTTGGAGAGTGGTCGAGCGGGGAGTTATGGACGCGGCGGATAATTATCCCGATCTCAACGTCACCTATACCGGTCCCCCAGTTTTCGACTTTGTCCAGTTTCTGGCCTTCGTTGAGACAGCCATTGCCGCCGACCCGGATGTACTGGTGGTGACCCTGACCGAACCTGAGGCTATGGATGAAGTGCTACGTACCGCCATTGCCGGGGGTCTCCCGGTTATCGGAATCAACGCCCCGGACCTGCGGGAACCGGCCGACGCCCGAATCCCGGTGTTGACCTACGTGGGCGAGGACAGCTACTTTATCGGGGTAGCGGCCGCCCGGGAAACCCTGGCCCGCTTCACTCCCCGGCGGGCGGTCTATGTCAACCACCACCCGGGGGCCAGGAATATCGAATTGCGGGGTGCCGGCTTTGTGGACACCATGCGGGAAGCCGGTGTACCCGCCGAACAATTGGACATCA contains:
- the iolN gene encoding 3-dehydro-scyllo-inosose hydrolase → MSKWQIPPAGGQMEKPDGVYYQTLTSRQIEEKLKTNDLIIVPVGSTENHGPHTPTGEDTFLVSRMAEQVAMATGCTVAEPIWYGFHPYHHIGMPGTVPVQDDAFVNLLVSVIAGFWNTGFRKQILLNGHGQEFVIPVAVHKFAKIFQVPAMIFNVNWYHAIQDQFKTREQGGPYETPFIHADEVETSWSLALFPEFCRQEWAVDTKPRGYLPEGHIDKAGNLLHRAIAWYGHVGGGPIEIAAYPEGVVGKCTAASADKARQGVEALLDYLEKLVNDIMAAFPAGKLPPAGDLSQRSPEELEALLKKPLEKGWKNLYAAGNIW
- a CDS encoding substrate-binding domain-containing protein, with the protein product MFFTKKTFLIVMVMSLAILLVGGIGSALAETIDIWVVVHGGIADPFWRVVERGVMDAADNYPDLNVTYTGPPVFDFVQFLAFVETAIAADPDVLVVTLTEPEAMDEVLRTAIAGGLPVIGINAPDLREPADARIPVLTYVGEDSYFIGVAAARETLARFTPRRAVYVNHHPGARNIELRGAGFVDTMREAGVPAEQLDITVDPVMGAEITLAYLQANPDTDVIFSGNTLRTETIVTRLLDEGIAVGEEVKIAQMDISEKILEYIQDGLVMFTMDQQQYMQGYLGVVFAYLHAKFGLTPPPTPVSTGPSVITADDIPYLLELAEKGFR